The following are from one region of the Magallana gigas chromosome 6, xbMagGiga1.1, whole genome shotgun sequence genome:
- the LOC109619024 gene encoding uncharacterized protein isoform X1, translating into MNTYIGDDNLRQQIKRMYKLSEIKRKIRAYQYLENLRNEVLADSLYRTEEKMERQQEQPVTNASRRTIIFAKIEANILKRILTSKRNAVLAVKWMTIIKEHHQKMDSVHTELLKKVKEREDNSIADSFRKLEYFNQTKWNATLDAWDKVKRNRIVFSILVDQVRKIRTRRCPQMAGKMMKKLQDRHLVLEKLQEELMKRVNERENIRQAKKTIEEQLLMEINRKEEMTKRRKMLQMELMSYHFERTVEEDTHFIPRKLFLTGVETFKTVPKLDDALRDVNEGKDGPSASLSYEDQPQPLPQPKKGAKAKLTLKSRIKRIFGFR; encoded by the exons ATGAATACGTACATTGGAGATGACAATTTGCGTCAACAG atAAAAAGAATGTATAAACTGTCGGAGATAAAGAGGAAAATAAGAGCCTATCAATATCTC GAGAACCTTCGCAATGAAGTTCTTGCTGACAGCCTGTACAGAACAGAGGAGAAGATGGAGAGACAACAAGAG CAACCGGTGACAAACGCAAGTCGGCGGACAATTATCTTTGCGAAAATTGAAGCAAATATACTG aaaagaaTTCTTACAAGCAAAAGAAATGCCGTATTGGCTGTTAAATGGATG ACAATTATCAAAGAGCACCATCAGAAAATGGACAGTGTCCATACAGAGCTGTTG AAAAAAGTAAAGGAAAGAGAAGACAATTCAATTGCAGATTCCTTCAGAAAACTAGAG TACTTTAACCAAACCAAATGGAACGCCACATTAGATGCGTGG GACAAGGTGAAGAGAAATCGGATTGTATTCTCCATTCTTGTAGACCAAGTG agaaaaataaGGACCAGAAGATGTCCACAAATGGCGGGTAAAATGATG AAAAAACTTCAAGACCGccatttagttcttgaaaagcTTCAGGAAGAACTGATG AAAAGGGtaaatgaaagagaaaatattCGTCAAGCAAAGAAAACCATTGAAGAACAGTTGTTG atGGAAATAAACAGGAAAGAGGAAATGACAAAAAGACGAAAAATGCTCCAGATGGAATTGATG AGCTACCACTTTGAGAGAACTGTCGAAGAAGATACCCACTTTATCCCTAGGAAGTTATTCCTGACCGGTGTAGAAACCTTCAAGACCGTCCCAAAG CTCGATGACGCACTTAGAGATGTGAATGAGGGAAAAGATGGGCCGTCAGCCAGTCTCTCCTACGAAGACCAACCCCAGCCACTGCCCCAGCCGAAG AAAGGGGCAAAGGCAAAACTCACATTGAAGAGCCGTATCAAGAGAATTTTCGGGTTCCGTTAA
- the LOC109619024 gene encoding uncharacterized protein isoform X2, producing MEMFSGEDNLRQQIKRMYKLSEIKRKIRAYQYLENLRNEVLADSLYRTEEKMERQQEQPVTNASRRTIIFAKIEANILKRILTSKRNAVLAVKWMTIIKEHHQKMDSVHTELLKKVKEREDNSIADSFRKLEYFNQTKWNATLDAWDKVKRNRIVFSILVDQVRKIRTRRCPQMAGKMMKKLQDRHLVLEKLQEELMKRVNERENIRQAKKTIEEQLLMEINRKEEMTKRRKMLQMELMSYHFERTVEEDTHFIPRKLFLTGVETFKTVPKLDDALRDVNEGKDGPSASLSYEDQPQPLPQPKKGAKAKLTLKSRIKRIFGFR from the exons atAAAAAGAATGTATAAACTGTCGGAGATAAAGAGGAAAATAAGAGCCTATCAATATCTC GAGAACCTTCGCAATGAAGTTCTTGCTGACAGCCTGTACAGAACAGAGGAGAAGATGGAGAGACAACAAGAG CAACCGGTGACAAACGCAAGTCGGCGGACAATTATCTTTGCGAAAATTGAAGCAAATATACTG aaaagaaTTCTTACAAGCAAAAGAAATGCCGTATTGGCTGTTAAATGGATG ACAATTATCAAAGAGCACCATCAGAAAATGGACAGTGTCCATACAGAGCTGTTG AAAAAAGTAAAGGAAAGAGAAGACAATTCAATTGCAGATTCCTTCAGAAAACTAGAG TACTTTAACCAAACCAAATGGAACGCCACATTAGATGCGTGG GACAAGGTGAAGAGAAATCGGATTGTATTCTCCATTCTTGTAGACCAAGTG agaaaaataaGGACCAGAAGATGTCCACAAATGGCGGGTAAAATGATG AAAAAACTTCAAGACCGccatttagttcttgaaaagcTTCAGGAAGAACTGATG AAAAGGGtaaatgaaagagaaaatattCGTCAAGCAAAGAAAACCATTGAAGAACAGTTGTTG atGGAAATAAACAGGAAAGAGGAAATGACAAAAAGACGAAAAATGCTCCAGATGGAATTGATG AGCTACCACTTTGAGAGAACTGTCGAAGAAGATACCCACTTTATCCCTAGGAAGTTATTCCTGACCGGTGTAGAAACCTTCAAGACCGTCCCAAAG CTCGATGACGCACTTAGAGATGTGAATGAGGGAAAAGATGGGCCGTCAGCCAGTCTCTCCTACGAAGACCAACCCCAGCCACTGCCCCAGCCGAAG AAAGGGGCAAAGGCAAAACTCACATTGAAGAGCCGTATCAAGAGAATTTTCGGGTTCCGTTAA